The Lolium rigidum isolate FL_2022 chromosome 1, APGP_CSIRO_Lrig_0.1, whole genome shotgun sequence region GCAGTTGGGTTCATGTACCCTGCACCGGTTGCGATGTTCGACGTTTTTTGGGACTGGTCCCCTGTTTGTCTGATCAGGTTCGTGCATCATGGGTACTCGAATACCTAGGATTATTTTGAATTATGATTCCCTTTCTATTCATAGGGTAGCGTGCCTTCAAGAGCTACAGCCGAACGGGCCAAGTAACATGTCAAATACTCCATCCCCGAATGTAACGTTATAGACATATAAAGAACGGGAAAGCCACCGTCCAGATAAAGCATCGACTATGTACATTGATTTGGTGAAATGGAATAAAAGCTATACATTGAACTATATTCCACCAGTTCCTAAACAGAAACAAGTTAATCCAGACAAAATGATAGAAATTAAAAGGACAGAAATTTATACAGCTCCAGATCATTTATCTGGAGTAGCCCGAGGAGCTGCAGCGAACCACTCATCGCACACTGCTTCAATGAATTTTCTCTACCAGTTGCCTTCACTATATCCATGCAGATTTTGCAGCACAATCAAACGACCAATCAATCCCAACTGAAGGGATTGCAAAGGCAAACTGTGCTACATAAAAGAGATCACCACAGGCAGTTCAAGTAATGATGCTGGTGCCTCCTGCTGAACTCCATGAGGCCTCCATATGTTTGGTCTGCTACACCAATATAGAAAGCCTCCGTGTCTGGGCTGAAAGACAAACCCGCTATCTCACCGAAAAAGTTTATCTCGTGAGATTTGCCATAATCAGCAAAACAGTCATAGATATGGACGAAATCTATAGGCTCTGCTGTTGCCAAGAAGCGCCCATCTGAAGAGAATTTGATACAGCGTATCGAGCCTAGCCTTCCACCGAGGACAGCTAAGGACTGTGATAGGTTTCTAATGTCCCACAGCCGGCATGTTGTGTCTTGACTTCCAGTAGCCAAGATATTGCCGTCTGGATGCCAGGCAGATGAGAAGGAGTAATCCAAATGCCCTGTAAGTTTACCAATCGCCTAAAGCAAAGCAGAAAAGGTTACTTGTTTAGGGTTAACCAGAAAACACTAATTTCGTGCAAACTTGAGCAAAACAACCCCACATGCTTACCTTGCCACACTTGGGATCAAATACCAAGCCATCCTCATGATCACCAAGGACAGCAAAGAGTGTTCCATCAGGGTTCACCGAAACACTCTGTTTGGAAACTAGATATTAGTAAATAAAGGGCAGAATACAGGTAGTAAACAGACCTGAGCTTTTGCTGAAAAAAAAAGGTCTAAGCTACTTACATTCACAGACCATGGGAAGACATAGTGGTTCAGGAGGTCGAAGTACTCCGTGTCAAAAATTCTGACAGAGCAGTCATTATTAGCAGCAACCAACCTTCTAGAACCACTGGAAATATACATTTTGTTAGAATATTGTTCAGAAAAACCTGACAATACTACCGTATACCAACTCAGACAGAAAACAAGAAATCTCACTTGGGATCCTCGTAGATCTCTAAAGAGTTGGTTATGGCATTCTCATCCTCTGTAACTCTCGTGCTGAAAACAATCCCATCATCTTCCAGTCGCTAATAGAAACAAAGCAACTTATCAGCTCAGATCATGAGGTGTTACTTGTTAGACTACTGCAGGGTACAAGGGTCTAGTTGCCACCCACTTACCTTGCATATAAGCTCCCCTTGAAAACCACCAAGTACCAGTAAATCCTTATCTACAGCCATAGTTGTGAACTGGACCATGGAGACAGATTGTGAACCATGGCCCCTCTGTCAAGCAACAACAAATGTGATGGACATTTCAGTCTAAACAGAAGATGAATCAACAACAAATAACCTGAGCTGAAATACAAACCTGTTTCGGTATAATGCAATCATCACCATTAACTAGCTCAGTGCTTATCTGGTCCAGTGATGACCAGTGTGTCAAAGACTGATTGTGTACTGTATAAACATCATGCTTGCTTGTTGCCCAGACCAAATTCCTCAACTGTAAACTTGAATGTCAGAACTCAAAACTACACCATCTATCTTTATTTATTAGTGCGAAGAGAGAAATTAGTAATATGAACACGAATTAATCTGATGCAAGCACCTATTATGGAGAAGTTACTGAATGAACATTCGAGTTGCAGAATTTCAGGAGTTCATAAGAAAATGGACTGCAACAATTGGTAAAAACTTCAATGGAGGAATTAAGAAAACAGATACTCGCAAGGAAAAGTGGTGATTAACAAAGGGAAATGTGCTTCTATTTTAGGCTGGGTGCCAACATAAGTAAAGTATCTACCCTCAACAGTACTACGACCAATCTGCTCTTCAGTCTAGATGTGCTAATGTGCTCCCCGTCTTTAGCTAAAATTGGTTTTTCAATATAAATAATACCACGGGCAGAGCCCGCACACAGCGATGCTCTGGCAGCTGCCCCTGGCTTGCCAGAGTGCTCACAGGGAGAAGCAATAACTACACCAGGTGAGAAAGTAACCCACACAGTTCCCAGGTAACAATTTCGTAGGGCACAGTGCACCACAATAATGTCCCAACTCGCAACTGGTCAGAACCAAACACAGGCCAGAAGTCCAGCTCGCTTGGTCACCCCCCTCGCCGCTGCTTGACTTGACGCTGGCTCGGCTCCTAACTCGCTCCAGACACTCCACCTCACACATGTTGTACGGATCTGCTCCAAGGCAAGATGTCAGCAGATGATGCCTCCACACAGTGCACTGCCACAGTTGTTGCCCTCCTCCTGGGCTCCACATTTGATTTGGAATTTCATTTGAGGTGAGCAGTGGGGTTTTTGTTTGGGGGTTTCACTTATTAGGTATCTGGTGCTTTGGGATTTACTGATTTGAGGATCACTCATTTGCAGATCTGCGGATATTTAAGAATCTGAAAAGCTAAGCAGGGGCACCGCGAAACTAAAATGCAGCAAGGGAGAAATTGTGGCCAGAT contains the following coding sequences:
- the LOC124683977 gene encoding uncharacterized WD repeat-containing protein C2A9.03-like, with the translated sequence MDEFELEDNLEFILQSIQELIDDQGDDNPFGEVNQNELLANLVNYDQDNLMPDVSAEDVANGKDVQGIPWEKMLFPRDQYREMKMRSYKNYQNLSYAREDAIEHCKHVDKDSPYYDFQYNTRRARPSIVHFQLRNLVWATSKHDVYTVHNQSLTHWSSLDQISTELVNGDDCIIPKQRGHGSQSVSMVQFTTMAVDKDLLVLGGFQGELICKRLEDDGIVFSTRVTEDENAITNSLEIYEDPNGSRRLVAANNDCSVRIFDTEYFDLLNHYVFPWSVNSVSVNPDGTLFAVLGDHEDGLVFDPKCGKAIGKLTGHLDYSFSSAWHPDGNILATGSQDTTCRLWDIRNLSQSLAVLGGRLGSIRCIKFSSDGRFLATAEPIDFVHIYDCFADYGKSHEINFFGEIAGLSFSPDTEAFYIGVADQTYGGLMEFSRRHQHHYLNCLW